Proteins from a genomic interval of Trifolium pratense cultivar HEN17-A07 linkage group LG6, ARS_RC_1.1, whole genome shotgun sequence:
- the LOC123889606 gene encoding basic endochitinase-like produces the protein MGMGNETYSLSNSIIFLIIFLTFVSSTNGGDIVVYWGQNEKEGSLTETCNTGLYEIVNIAFLSTFGDGRKPQLNLAGHCDPTSNNGCKILSIDIKNCQKKGIKVLLSIGGGVEGYTLSSNEDARNVGDYIWNNFLGGKSFSRPLGDVVLDGVDFDIEVGGGEEFYGELARRISQHKGTKKVFLTAAPQCPFPDQQLKGALSTGLFDFVWVQFYNNDPCLFDSNNPGKFQKSWIKWISTIKVSKIYVGVPASPEASTAESGFVATRVFINKVLPFVKRSSKYGGVMLWDRFADKQNGYGRNIKAFV, from the coding sequence ATGGGAATGGGAAATGAAACATATAGcctttcaaattcaattatctttctcataatttttcttacCTTTGTTTCTAGTACAAATGGTGGAGACATTGTTGTTTATTGGGGTCAAAACGAGAAAGAAGGTTCATTGACTGAAACATGTAACACAGGATTATACGAAATTGTGAACATAGCGTTTCTGTCAACATTTGGCGATGGTCGTAAACCTCAACTCAATCTAGCTGGTCATTGTGACCCCACGTCAAACAATGGTTGCAAGATTTTGAGCATAGacataaaaaattgtcaaaagAAAGGCATCAAAGTCTTGCTGTCAATTGGCGGCGGCGTTGAGGGTTACACTTTGTCATCAAATGAAGATGCTAGAAACGTCGGAGATTACATATGGAACAATTTCTTAGGAGGGAAATCATTTTCAAGACCATTAGGTGATGTTGTTTTGGATGGTGTAGATTTTGATATTGAAGTTGGTGGTGGTGAAGAATTTTATGGTGAACTTGCAAGAAGAATTTCTCAACATAAAGGGACCAAAAAAGTGTTCTTAACAGCTGCACCTCAATGTCCTTTCCCTGATCAACAACTCAAAGGGGCATTATCAACAGGATTATTTGACTTTGTTTGGGTTCAATTTTACAACAATGATCCTTGTTTATTTGATTCTAACAACCCTGGCAAGTTCCAAAAATCTTGGATTAAGTGGATTTCGACTATTAAGGTTAGTAAGATTTATGTTGGTGTTCCGGCTTCACCGGAAGCATCAACTGCTGAGAGTGGTTTTGTGGCAACTAGAGTGTTTATAAATAAAGTGTTGCCTTTTGTTAAAAGATCAAGCAAGTATGGAGGAGTGATGCTTTGGGATAGGTTTGCTGATAAACAAAATGGATATGGTAGGAATATTAAGGCCTTTGTTTGA